The Alteromonas gilva genome has a window encoding:
- a CDS encoding BolA family protein, with product MQVKVFIEQQLSDNLAPLFLEVIDESHMHNVAAGAQSHFNVTVVSDVFSGQRLIARHREVNGLLAEALAGPVHALALHTYTPEEWQARQQQSVASPPCMGGSKAG from the coding sequence ATGCAAGTAAAAGTCTTTATTGAACAACAGCTCAGCGACAATCTGGCCCCGCTATTTTTAGAGGTGATTGACGAAAGTCATATGCATAATGTGGCCGCTGGTGCGCAAAGCCATTTCAACGTCACTGTCGTCAGTGATGTTTTTAGCGGTCAGCGTTTAATTGCGCGTCACCGTGAAGTCAACGGGTTATTGGCTGAGGCATTAGCGGGCCCGGTGCACGCTCTGGCACTGCATACGTATACGCCGGAGGAATGGCAGGCACGCCAACAGCAATCCGTTGCCTCACCACCTTGTATGGGTGGCAGTAAAGCCGGTTAA
- a CDS encoding alpha-ketoglutarate-dependent dioxygenase AlkB family protein: MQFNLFANQVTSLAALPLPDADVLYQAGWLSAVESNQLAAQLQKELPWRQDSIKLYGREVKIPRLQSWHGAPHCHYQYSNLSLTPQRMTASLSHIQQRLQRELACQFNCVLANWYRDGQDGMGMHADDEPELGAQPVIASLSLGAARKFSFKHLASGKRTDFILEPGSLLVMRGATQQHYHHGLAKTRKPVSDRINLTYRYIIDPGANQ; encoded by the coding sequence TATTTGCCAATCAGGTGACCTCGCTGGCTGCACTGCCATTGCCCGATGCCGATGTGTTGTATCAGGCCGGCTGGCTGTCCGCAGTAGAAAGCAATCAGCTCGCGGCGCAATTGCAGAAAGAATTACCCTGGCGGCAGGATAGTATCAAATTGTACGGCAGAGAGGTAAAAATTCCGCGCCTGCAAAGCTGGCACGGAGCCCCCCATTGCCATTACCAATATTCTAATTTAAGCCTGACGCCACAGCGCATGACGGCATCGCTCAGTCACATTCAACAGCGGCTGCAGCGGGAATTAGCTTGTCAGTTTAATTGTGTATTGGCTAACTGGTACCGGGACGGCCAGGATGGCATGGGGATGCACGCCGATGACGAGCCTGAGCTTGGTGCACAGCCAGTCATCGCATCGTTATCATTAGGGGCGGCGCGTAAATTCAGCTTTAAGCACCTGGCCAGCGGTAAGCGCACAGACTTTATTCTGGAGCCGGGCAGTTTACTGGTGATGCGCGGGGCGACGCAACAACACTATCATCATGGTCTAGCCAAGACGCGCAAACCGGTAAGTGATAGAATCAACCTTACTTATCGATACATTATTGATCCCGGTGCTAACCAGTAG
- a CDS encoding AEC family transporter, with amino-acid sequence MQSSTLHFAVTVIGPVLMLLLMGNILLRVRLINHEFVATASKLVFTVALPALLFISISQADFSQAANPLLIITGLIGTFGYFVLLMLVSHYLVKKRDAKGVVTQGGFRANMGIIGLAYCAQTYGNAGLAAASVYLGLVTILFNVLSVFVLNFYQDGKRSLTSQLTSIAKNPLIIAILLALPFSYFNWTLPAIVSATGGYFAQLTLPLALLCTGASLQFRSFSADWFNIGLSSVSKCVVYPAVMVGLAYMAGLRGMPLGIVLLMTIAPTAAASYVMVRTLGGDHRLAASIIAVTTLLSLPFTILAFDWLSALRLL; translated from the coding sequence ATGCAATCTTCTACTTTACACTTCGCTGTCACGGTCATCGGTCCCGTGTTGATGTTACTGCTCATGGGCAACATACTGCTCAGAGTCAGGCTAATAAACCACGAGTTCGTTGCAACAGCCTCAAAGCTGGTATTTACGGTTGCCTTACCGGCCTTACTGTTTATTTCTATCAGTCAGGCAGACTTTAGCCAGGCCGCCAATCCTCTACTTATTATCACAGGTTTAATTGGTACCTTTGGCTACTTTGTGCTCCTGATGTTGGTCAGTCACTACCTGGTCAAAAAACGCGACGCCAAAGGCGTGGTGACTCAGGGAGGCTTTCGCGCCAATATGGGAATTATTGGTTTGGCGTATTGTGCTCAGACATACGGTAATGCCGGACTAGCCGCGGCCTCGGTGTATTTGGGACTGGTCACGATTTTATTTAACGTGCTGTCGGTATTTGTCCTGAACTTCTACCAGGATGGCAAGCGCTCACTTACCTCACAACTCACAAGTATTGCTAAAAACCCATTAATTATTGCTATATTACTGGCGTTGCCTTTTTCCTATTTTAACTGGACATTGCCAGCAATTGTATCGGCGACCGGAGGCTACTTTGCTCAACTCACACTGCCACTGGCACTGTTGTGCACTGGTGCGTCATTGCAGTTTCGCTCATTTAGTGCTGACTGGTTTAATATCGGCCTGAGCAGCGTCAGCAAGTGTGTGGTGTATCCTGCGGTGATGGTCGGGTTAGCGTACATGGCCGGTTTGCGTGGCATGCCATTGGGCATTGTACTGCTCATGACGATTGCGCCAACCGCTGCAGCCAGTTATGTGATGGTGCGAACGCTGGGCGGCGATCACCGGCTTGCCGCCAGCATCATCGCCGTAACAACTTTACTGTCTTTACCCTTTACTATTTTAGCCTTTGACTGGCTGTCGGCACTTCGGCTACTTTGA